One window of the Fusobacterium animalis 7_1 genome contains the following:
- the mraY gene encoding phospho-N-acetylmuramoyl-pentapeptide-transferase → MLYFLAEYFTKLEFLKSIYLRAFLAFVISFFIVLFVGKPFIKYLKVKKFGEEIRDDGPSSHFSKKGTPTMGGVLIIAAVLLTSLFINDLKNPLVLLVLLSTLMFAGIGFIDDYRKFKVSKKGLAGKKKLLFQGIIGLVIWAYIYFVGLTGRPMVDLSLINPISSHQYYIGAIGMFFLIQIVLMGTSNAVNITDGLDGLAIMPMIICSTILGVIAYFTGHTELSSHLHLFYTVGSGELSVFSAAVTGAGLGFLWYNCYPAQIFMGDTGSLTLGGILGVIAIILKQELMLPIMGFIFVLEALSVILQVGSFKLRGKRIFKMAPIHHHFELMGIPESKVTMRFWIGTLIFGIIALGTIKMRGIL, encoded by the coding sequence ATGTTATATTTTTTAGCAGAGTATTTTACAAAACTTGAATTTTTAAAATCAATTTATTTAAGAGCATTCTTAGCATTTGTAATATCTTTTTTTATAGTTTTATTTGTGGGAAAACCATTTATAAAATATTTAAAAGTTAAGAAATTTGGTGAAGAGATAAGAGATGATGGACCAAGCTCACATTTTTCTAAGAAAGGGACTCCAACAATGGGAGGAGTATTAATTATAGCTGCTGTACTTTTGACAAGTTTATTTATTAATGATTTAAAAAATCCTTTGGTATTACTTGTTTTACTTTCTACTCTTATGTTTGCAGGAATTGGTTTTATAGATGATTATAGGAAATTTAAAGTAAGTAAAAAAGGTTTGGCAGGTAAAAAGAAATTATTATTTCAAGGGATAATAGGTCTAGTTATATGGGCTTATATATATTTTGTTGGTTTAACAGGTAGACCAATGGTTGATTTATCATTGATTAATCCAATAAGTTCACATCAATATTATATAGGAGCTATTGGAATGTTTTTCTTGATTCAAATAGTGCTTATGGGAACATCAAATGCAGTAAATATTACTGATGGACTTGATGGGCTTGCAATAATGCCTATGATAATTTGTTCAACAATCTTAGGAGTAATTGCATATTTTACAGGACATACAGAATTGAGTTCTCACTTGCATTTGTTCTATACTGTTGGTTCAGGAGAATTGTCAGTATTCTCAGCAGCAGTAACAGGAGCAGGTTTAGGTTTTCTTTGGTATAACTGTTATCCTGCACAAATATTTATGGGAGATACAGGTTCTTTAACCCTTGGAGGAATTTTAGGAGTAATTGCAATTATTTTAAAACAAGAATTGATGTTACCAATAATGGGCTTTATATTTGTTCTTGAAGCCTTATCAGTTATATTACAAGTAGGTTCATTTAAGTTGAGAGGAAAAAGAATTTTTAAAATGGCACCTATTCATCATCATTTTGAATTAATGGGAATACCAGAATCAAAGGTAACAATGAGATTTTGGATAGGAACACTTATATTTGGTATAATAGCTTTAGGAACAATAAAAATGAGAGGTATATTATAA
- the gmhB gene encoding D-glycero-beta-D-manno-heptose 1,7-bisphosphate 7-phosphatase, which yields MKKAIFLDRDGTINVEKDYIYKSEDLIFEEGTIEALKTFKNLGYILIVVSNQSGIARGYFTEEDLNIFNNNMNEILKKNGVEITEFYCCPHHPDGIGEYKKVCECRKPNNKMIEDAIKKYNIDREKSYMIGDKTSDIGAGLKSNLKTVLVKTGYGLKDMEKVDKNETLICENLKDFSEILKREKLNELIFEEFSKKVQIKNVVMDSRKVTEGSLFFAINNGNSYVKDVLDKGASLVIADNTNIKDKRVVKVIDTIATMQDLATKYRKKLDIQVIGITGSNGKTTTKDIVYSLLSTKAKTLKTEGNYNNHIGLPYTLLNVTDEEKFVVLEMGMSSLGEIRRLGEISSPDYAIITNIGDSHIEFLKTRDNVFKAKTELLEFVDKKNTFVCGDDEYLGKLDVNKVGFNENNDYKIESYEFSNKGSKFVLDGKEYEMSLLGKHNISNTAIAIELAKKIGLTDEEIQKGLKEIKISNMRFQEIKIGEDIYINDAYNASPMSMKAAIDTLNEIYNDKYKIAILGDMLELGENEINYHIDVLNYLLDKKIKLIYLYGERMKKAYDIFMKNKSEEYRFWYYPTKEGIVESLKNIKMEKVILLKASRGTALEDIIK from the coding sequence ATGAAAAAAGCAATTTTTTTAGATAGAGATGGCACAATAAATGTTGAAAAAGACTATATTTATAAAAGCGAAGATTTAATCTTTGAAGAAGGCACAATAGAGGCTTTAAAAACATTTAAAAATTTAGGATATATTTTAATTGTTGTAAGTAATCAATCTGGTATAGCTAGGGGTTATTTCACAGAGGAAGATTTAAACATTTTTAACAATAATATGAATGAAATATTAAAGAAAAATGGAGTAGAAATCACAGAATTTTATTGTTGCCCTCACCACCCAGATGGTATAGGAGAGTATAAAAAAGTTTGTGAATGCAGAAAACCTAACAATAAAATGATAGAAGATGCAATTAAAAAATATAATATAGATAGAGAAAAATCATATATGATAGGAGATAAAACCTCAGATATAGGAGCTGGACTTAAATCAAATTTAAAAACAGTCCTTGTAAAGACAGGTTACGGTTTGAAAGATATGGAAAAGGTAGATAAAAACGAAACTTTAATTTGTGAAAACTTAAAAGATTTCTCTGAGATATTGAAAAGAGAGAAATTAAATGAATTGATATTTGAAGAATTTTCAAAGAAAGTTCAAATAAAAAATGTTGTAATGGATAGTAGAAAGGTTACGGAAGGTTCATTATTTTTTGCAATAAATAATGGAAATTCTTATGTAAAAGATGTTTTAGATAAAGGAGCTAGTCTTGTAATAGCTGATAACACAAATATAAAAGATAAAAGAGTGGTAAAAGTTATAGATACTATTGCTACTATGCAGGATTTAGCAACAAAATACAGAAAAAAATTAGATATACAAGTTATAGGGATAACAGGAAGCAATGGAAAGACTACAACAAAGGATATAGTTTACTCCTTACTTTCTACAAAAGCTAAAACTTTAAAAACAGAGGGAAATTATAATAATCATATTGGTTTACCTTATACTCTTTTAAATGTAACAGATGAAGAAAAGTTTGTTGTTTTAGAAATGGGTATGAGTTCTCTTGGAGAGATTAGAAGATTGGGAGAAATTTCAAGTCCTGACTATGCAATAATAACTAATATAGGAGATTCACATATAGAATTTTTAAAAACAAGAGATAATGTTTTTAAAGCTAAGACAGAATTATTAGAATTTGTTGATAAAAAAAATACTTTTGTTTGTGGAGATGATGAGTATTTAGGGAAATTAGATGTTAATAAAGTAGGATTTAATGAAAATAATGATTATAAAATAGAAAGTTATGAATTTTCAAATAAAGGCAGCAAATTTGTTTTAGATGGAAAAGAATATGAAATGTCCTTGTTAGGAAAACATAATATTTCTAATACTGCTATTGCAATAGAATTAGCAAAGAAAATTGGTTTGACTGATGAAGAGATACAAAAGGGCTTAAAAGAAATAAAAATTAGTAATATGAGGTTTCAAGAGATAAAAATAGGTGAAGATATTTATATCAACGATGCCTATAATGCAAGTCCAATGTCTATGAAGGCTGCAATAGATACTTTAAATGAAATCTATAATGACAAGTATAAAATAGCAATCTTAGGGGATATGCTAGAATTAGGTGAGAATGAAATAAATTATCACATAGATGTATTGAATTATCTACTTGATAAAAAAATAAAATTAATATATCTATATGGTGAAAGAATGAAAAAAGCCTATGATATATTTATGAAAAATAAGTCAGAAGAGTATAGATTCTGGTACTATCCAACAAAAGAAGGAATAGTGGAAAGTTTAAAAAATATTAAAATGGAAAAAGTAATTTTACTCAAAGCATCAAGGGGAACTGCTTTGGAGGATATAATAAAATAG
- a CDS encoding 1-deoxy-D-xylulose-5-phosphate synthase, producing MYLEKINSPEDVKKLNIEEMKVLAQEIREAIITRDAKHGGHFGPNLGIVEATIALHYVFNSPKDKFVFDVSHQSYPHKMLTGRRQAFTDETHYDDVTGYSNQNESEHDHFILGHTSTSISLALGLVKARDVKEEKENIVAIIGDGSLSGGEALEGLDFAGGELKSNFIIIANDNDMSIAENHGGLYKNLKLLRETDGKAEINLFKAMGLDYIFVKDGNNLKELIEVFKKVKDINHPIVVHICTQKGKGYKLAEIDKEPWHYTMPFNIENGKPLNVDDSEDYTDVTKEYLIKKMKEDKTVVTITSGTPGAVGFNKKDRDEVGSQFIDVGIAEETAVAIASGMVSKGAKPVYTVVSTFLQRTYDQLSQDLCINNNPATIVVYYAGAIGMTDVTHLGWFDIAMMGNIPNLVYLAPTTKEEHLAMLEWSIEQQEHPVAIRIPGGKMVSTGKKVTKDFSKLNIYEVSQKGEKVAIIGLGTFYQLGEKVATLYEEKTGVKATVINPMYITGVDEKLLEELKKDHSLVITLEDGVLDGGFGEKITRFYGNSDMKVLNYGLKKEFLDRYDIGKLLTKNRLKADLIVEDLLKF from the coding sequence ATGTATTTAGAAAAAATTAATTCACCAGAAGATGTAAAAAAATTAAATATTGAAGAAATGAAAGTTTTAGCACAAGAAATAAGAGAGGCAATAATAACAAGAGATGCTAAACATGGAGGACATTTTGGTCCAAATTTAGGAATAGTTGAAGCAACGATAGCTTTACACTATGTTTTTAATTCACCAAAAGATAAATTTGTTTTTGATGTATCTCATCAATCATATCCACATAAAATGTTAACAGGAAGAAGACAAGCATTTACTGATGAAACACACTATGATGATGTAACAGGATATAGTAACCAAAATGAAAGTGAGCATGACCATTTTATCTTAGGACATACTTCAACTTCAATAAGTTTAGCCTTGGGGCTTGTAAAAGCTAGAGATGTAAAAGAAGAAAAAGAAAATATTGTTGCTATCATAGGAGATGGTTCACTAAGTGGAGGAGAAGCACTTGAAGGTTTAGATTTTGCAGGAGGAGAATTAAAAAGTAATTTTATTATTATAGCAAATGATAATGATATGTCAATAGCAGAAAATCATGGAGGACTTTATAAAAATTTAAAATTATTAAGGGAAACAGATGGGAAAGCAGAAATAAATTTATTTAAAGCTATGGGTTTAGATTATATTTTTGTTAAAGATGGAAATAATCTTAAAGAATTGATAGAAGTATTTAAAAAAGTAAAGGATATAAATCACCCAATAGTAGTCCATATTTGCACTCAAAAAGGGAAAGGTTATAAACTTGCTGAAATTGACAAAGAGCCTTGGCATTATACTATGCCATTTAATATAGAAAATGGAAAGCCTTTAAATGTTGATGATAGTGAAGATTATACAGATGTTACAAAAGAATATTTAATAAAGAAAATGAAAGAAGATAAGACTGTTGTTACTATTACATCTGGTACACCAGGAGCAGTAGGTTTTAATAAAAAAGATAGAGATGAAGTTGGTTCTCAATTTATAGATGTCGGTATAGCAGAAGAAACAGCAGTGGCTATTGCATCAGGAATGGTATCTAAAGGAGCTAAACCAGTTTACACTGTTGTAAGTACATTTTTACAAAGAACCTATGATCAATTATCTCAAGATTTATGTATAAATAATAATCCAGCAACAATAGTTGTATATTATGCAGGAGCAATAGGAATGACAGATGTTACTCATCTTGGTTGGTTTGATATTGCTATGATGGGAAATATTCCTAATTTAGTTTATCTTGCACCTACAACAAAAGAAGAACATCTTGCTATGCTTGAATGGAGTATAGAACAACAAGAACATCCAGTTGCAATTCGTATACCTGGTGGGAAAATGGTGTCAACTGGAAAGAAAGTTACAAAAGATTTTTCTAAACTAAATATATATGAAGTAAGTCAAAAGGGTGAAAAAGTTGCAATTATAGGTTTGGGAACTTTCTATCAATTAGGAGAAAAAGTTGCAACACTATATGAAGAAAAAACAGGAGTAAAAGCAACAGTTATAAATCCTATGTATATAACAGGAGTAGATGAAAAATTATTAGAAGAATTGAAAAAAGACCATAGCTTAGTTATAACTCTTGAAGATGGAGTTTTAGATGGTGGCTTTGGAGAAAAAATTACTAGATTTTATGGAAATTCAGATATGAAAGTTTTAAATTATGGATTGAAAAAAGAATTTTTAGATAGATATGATATAGGAAAATTATTAACTAAAAACAGATTAAAGGCTGATTTAATTGTTGAAGATTTATTGAAATTTTAA
- a CDS encoding MerR family transcriptional regulator, whose amino-acid sequence MTIKEVSEQLGITQDTLRYYEKVGMVPPVTRTEGGIRDYQEDDIEWIKLATCMRSAGLPVKVMIDYLNLYKQGDSTIQARCNLLKKQREKLLEQRRQIEETLERLNYKIARYEIAVETGKLTWGKE is encoded by the coding sequence ATGACTATAAAAGAAGTGAGTGAACAATTAGGGATTACACAGGATACACTTAGATATTATGAAAAAGTTGGAATGGTACCTCCTGTTACAAGAACAGAAGGAGGAATTAGAGATTATCAAGAAGATGATATAGAATGGATTAAGCTTGCAACTTGTATGAGGAGTGCAGGTTTACCTGTGAAAGTAATGATAGATTATTTAAATCTATATAAACAAGGAGATTCAACAATTCAAGCAAGATGTAATCTTTTAAAAAAACAAAGAGAAAAATTGTTGGAACAAAGAAGACAAATAGAAGAAACATTAGAAAGATTAAACTATAAGATTGCAAGATATGAAATTGCAGTTGAAACAGGAAAATTAACTTGGGGTAAAGAATAG
- a CDS encoding flavodoxin, whose amino-acid sequence MSKKLVVYFSHKGENYSKGKIVNLEKGNTEIAAEMISNILNADIFEIVAEKEYPFNYNECIEIAKKELRENSKIKLKQDIDIKEYDTIFIGYPNWWGTMPMPVWTFLEGKDFTNKKILPFCTHEGSGLGKSESDIKKITSGAKVLKGLAINGSEVNNSEGKIRKWLEEVLE is encoded by the coding sequence ATGAGTAAAAAATTAGTTGTATATTTCTCACATAAGGGAGAAAATTATTCAAAAGGAAAAATTGTAAATTTAGAAAAAGGTAACACAGAAATTGCTGCTGAGATGATTTCTAATATTTTAAATGCTGATATATTTGAAATAGTTGCAGAGAAAGAATATCCTTTTAATTATAATGAGTGTATTGAAATAGCAAAGAAAGAACTTAGAGAGAACTCAAAGATAAAATTGAAACAAGATATAGATATTAAAGAGTATGACACAATATTTATAGGTTATCCAAATTGGTGGGGAACTATGCCTATGCCAGTGTGGACATTTCTTGAAGGAAAAGATTTTACTAATAAAAAGATTTTACCATTTTGTACACATGAAGGAAGTGGACTAGGAAAAAGTGAAAGTGATATAAAAAAAATAACAAGTGGAGCAAAAGTATTAAAAGGTTTAGCAATAAATGGTTCAGAAGTAAATAATTCAGAGGGAAAAATTAGAAAATGGTTAGAAGAGGTATTAGAATGA
- a CDS encoding DMT family transporter has translation MLRKERIFLFLVLLLAVIRGSSYIFIKNIIDTQSPFEIIFFRFFLTGIILLIFYIKEFKSLNYYDLIFGLLAGIFLFSAFAFQTYGLKYTTVSKQSFLTSLYIVIIPLLDFIFFKNKIKKNVIALFFLILIGLLFISFKDFKNFEFSLNFGDILTILCALGFALNILLFSKIKKFNINVINITIIQMLTIGVLAFIFQIIFEKKVINFSMSFSLIYLILICTMLNFTIQNISQKYVPAHIMGLILSLEAIFGTVFAIIFLNETISQNFIIGTFLIAIAVILIQYFENKRGD, from the coding sequence ATGTTAAGGAAAGAAAGAATATTTTTGTTTTTAGTTTTATTATTGGCTGTCATTAGAGGAAGTTCATACATATTTATTAAAAATATTATAGATACTCAATCTCCTTTTGAAATTATATTTTTTAGATTTTTTTTAACTGGAATAATTTTATTAATTTTTTATATTAAAGAATTTAAAAGTCTAAATTATTATGACTTAATTTTTGGATTATTAGCTGGTATATTTTTATTTTCTGCTTTTGCTTTTCAAACCTATGGATTAAAATATACCACCGTTTCAAAACAATCTTTTTTAACTTCACTTTATATAGTTATCATTCCTCTTCTTGATTTTATCTTCTTTAAAAATAAAATTAAGAAAAATGTTATTGCTTTATTTTTTCTTATATTAATAGGACTATTATTTATTTCTTTTAAAGATTTTAAAAATTTTGAATTCTCTTTAAATTTTGGTGATATCTTAACAATATTGTGTGCTCTGGGCTTTGCTCTAAATATATTATTATTTTCTAAGATAAAAAAATTCAATATAAATGTTATAAATATAACAATAATACAAATGCTGACAATAGGTGTTTTAGCATTTATTTTTCAAATAATTTTTGAAAAGAAAGTTATTAATTTTTCTATGAGTTTTTCATTAATTTATTTAATTTTAATATGTACTATGCTAAATTTTACAATACAAAATATATCTCAAAAATATGTTCCTGCTCATATTATGGGGTTAATTCTGTCATTAGAAGCAATTTTTGGAACAGTTTTTGCTATAATATTTTTAAATGAAACTATCAGTCAAAATTTTATAATAGGAACTTTTTTAATTGCTATTGCTGTGATTTTAATACAATATTTTGAAAATAAAAGAGGTGATTAA
- a CDS encoding type II toxin-antitoxin system RelB/DinJ family antitoxin, translated as MKTTTTEKEKTNINFRLDKNLKEELDILCDEIGITVTTAFTIFAKKFVRERRIPFTVDADPFYSQKNLERLKNQ; from the coding sequence ATGAAAACTACAACTACTGAAAAAGAAAAAACTAATATTAATTTTAGACTTGATAAAAATTTAAAAGAAGAACTAGACATTCTTTGTGATGAAATTGGTATTACTGTAACCACTGCTTTTACAATTTTTGCCAAAAAATTTGTCAGAGAAAGAAGAATTCCTTTCACAGTTGATGCTGATCCATTTTATAGCCAAAAAAATCTAGAAAGATTAAAAAATCAATAG
- a CDS encoding Txe/YoeB family addiction module toxin, translating into MIKEWSDEAWEEFLEQVIKDRNFLKRIEKILKDIERNRYIGIGKPEPLKYGFSGYWSRRIDNYNRIVYKIENNVLKMAQCGLHYNE; encoded by the coding sequence ATGATTAAAGAATGGTCAGATGAGGCTTGGGAAGAATTTTTAGAACAAGTTATAAAAGATAGAAATTTTTTAAAAAGAATAGAAAAAATTTTAAAAGATATTGAAAGAAATAGATATATTGGAATAGGAAAGCCTGAACCTTTAAAATATGGATTTTCTGGTTATTGGAGTAGAAGAATTGACAACTATAATAGGATTGTTTACAAGATTGAAAATAATGTATTGAAAATGGCTCAATGTGGATTGCATTATAATGAATAA
- a CDS encoding flavin reductase family protein: protein MKKRNLKGSVVLNPVPVVLITCKNLEGKDNVFTVAWVGTICSKPPMLSISVRPERLSYGYIKESMEFTINLPTRKQTKEVDFCGVRSGRQIDKIKECGFNLQEGEKVKSSYIKECPINIECKVKDIIKLGSHDMFIADVLCSHIDEDLFDKKDKIHFEKANLISYSHGEYFSLSKEAIGKFGYSVMKKKKKS from the coding sequence ATGAAAAAAAGAAATTTAAAGGGAAGTGTAGTTTTAAATCCAGTCCCAGTTGTATTAATAACTTGTAAAAATTTAGAAGGAAAAGACAATGTCTTCACTGTTGCTTGGGTGGGAACAATTTGTTCAAAGCCACCTATGTTATCTATTTCTGTCAGACCTGAAAGATTATCTTATGGCTATATAAAAGAAAGTATGGAATTTACAATAAATTTACCAACTAGAAAACAAACAAAAGAAGTTGATTTCTGTGGAGTTCGTTCAGGTAGACAAATTGATAAAATAAAAGAGTGTGGCTTTAATTTACAGGAAGGAGAAAAAGTAAAATCTTCATATATAAAAGAATGCCCTATAAATATAGAATGTAAAGTTAAAGATATTATTAAACTAGGTAGCCATGATATGTTTATAGCAGATGTTTTATGTTCCCATATTGATGAAGATTTATTTGATAAAAAAGATAAAATACATTTTGAAAAAGCTAATTTAATTTCATATTCACATGGAGAATATTTTTCATTATCTAAGGAAGCAATAGGTAAGTTTGGATATTCTGTGATGAAGAAAAAGAAAAAAAGCTGA
- a CDS encoding MATE family efflux transporter — translation MFKKKIFKTIFKYAIPNVISMWIFTLYTMIDGVFISRFVGSTALAGVNLALPLINFIFSISIMIGVGSSTLIAIKFGENRHDEGNKIFTLATFLNLFLGIFISAIILLNIDRVINILGANKSQEVYKYVKEYLMVIVFFSVFYMSGYAFEIYIKIDGKPSYPAICVLVGGLTNLFLDYVFVVIFNYGVTGAAIATGISQVTSCAMLLLYIILKAKYVKFKKLSKINFEKIFKIFRTGFSEFLTEISSGILILIYNLVILKKIGVLGVSIFGTVSYITSFITMTMIGFSQGIQPVISYYLGKKNYKKLKEILKISIVFLGVLGIFCFIFVSLFSECIGKIFFREQDMILYVKRVLKIYSLSYLLIGINIFVSAYFTAIKKVIYSALITFPRGILFNSILLLILPNTFGNKVIWIVSFLSEVLTVFICIYLLKKIKREGILN, via the coding sequence ATGTTTAAGAAGAAAATTTTTAAAACCATATTCAAATATGCAATCCCCAATGTCATTTCAATGTGGATATTTACACTTTACACTATGATAGATGGAGTATTTATAAGTAGATTTGTTGGTTCAACTGCTCTTGCAGGAGTGAATTTAGCACTGCCACTTATAAATTTTATTTTTTCAATTTCTATAATGATAGGGGTTGGAAGTTCCACCCTAATTGCAATAAAATTTGGAGAAAATAGACATGATGAAGGAAATAAAATTTTTACTCTTGCTACCTTTTTAAATTTATTTTTAGGTATATTTATTTCTGCTATAATACTTTTAAATATTGATAGAGTTATAAATATTTTAGGTGCTAACAAGAGCCAAGAGGTATATAAATATGTAAAGGAATATCTTATGGTAATAGTCTTTTTTAGTGTATTCTATATGTCTGGCTATGCCTTTGAAATATACATAAAAATTGATGGTAAACCAAGTTACCCTGCTATATGTGTTTTAGTTGGAGGATTAACAAATTTATTCTTGGATTATGTTTTTGTTGTTATTTTCAACTACGGAGTAACAGGTGCAGCAATAGCAACAGGAATATCACAAGTAACAAGTTGTGCTATGCTTTTACTTTATATTATTTTAAAAGCTAAGTATGTAAAGTTTAAGAAATTATCTAAAATTAATTTTGAAAAAATATTTAAAATTTTTAGAACAGGATTTTCAGAGTTTTTGACAGAAATATCATCAGGAATTTTAATACTTATCTATAATCTTGTGATATTAAAGAAGATAGGAGTTCTGGGAGTTTCAATTTTTGGAACAGTCAGTTATATAACTTCATTTATAACTATGACTATGATAGGTTTTAGTCAAGGTATACAACCTGTAATAAGCTATTATCTAGGTAAGAAAAATTATAAAAAATTAAAAGAAATTTTAAAAATATCCATTGTATTTTTAGGAGTGTTAGGAATTTTCTGTTTTATATTTGTAAGTCTATTTTCAGAATGTATAGGTAAAATATTTTTTAGAGAACAAGATATGATTTTATATGTAAAAAGAGTTTTGAAAATATATAGTCTATCCTATTTATTGATTGGAATAAATATCTTTGTTTCAGCATATTTTACTGCAATAAAAAAAGTTATTTATTCAGCATTAATAACTTTTCCAAGAGGAATACTATTTAATAGTATTTTGCTCTTAATTTTACCAAATACCTTTGGAAATAAAGTGATATGGATAGTTAGTTTTTTAAGTGAAGTTTTAACTGTTTTTATCTGTATATATCTATTAAAAAAAATAAAAAGGGAAGGAATTTTGAATTGA